AACCACTTAGTCTTTTTTTGATTTTTTCCTTTATGTTATTAGATTTTACTGTCATTAATGCCAAAGCAGGCCTTATAGGAACAGAAACGGTGATTAATACTCTCCAAGGAGAAAAATCCCGTTCACGGATTACTGCTTTTTTAAACCGGCAAGAGGTCCTTGATATCTTTTCAAAACAAGGCATTGATCCTTTACAGGCGGAAAAAAGGGTAGCGAGCCTTACAGATCATGAGGTTTCACAGATATGCAAAGTTCTTGATCAGTTTCCGGCTGGTGGCGATGGAGTAGGGGCAGTTGTTGGTGCTGTAGTATTAATTTTTCTTGTATTGCTCATAACCGATCTGCTTGGTTTGACGCAAGTTTTTCCATTCGTAAAGCACTCTAATTAAATTGGTATATTTTTTTCATAAGGCTGGCAACTGGGCTGCCGGCCTTATATTCATAATTTTGTTTTTTTCTTCTGGATGCAGCTTATGGCATACAGATAATTTATTATTACCTGTAGATAGTT
This window of the Pseudomonadota bacterium genome carries:
- a CDS encoding PA2779 family protein, which encodes MIRYIAKPLSLFLIFSFMLLDFTVINAKAGLIGTETVINTLQGEKSRSRITAFLNRQEVLDIFSKQGIDPLQAEKRVASLTDHEVSQICKVLDQFPAGGDGVGAVVGAVVLIFLVLLITDLLGLTQVFPFVKHSN